In Lineus longissimus chromosome 13, tnLinLong1.2, whole genome shotgun sequence, one genomic interval encodes:
- the LOC135498358 gene encoding acid-sensing ion channel 1-like: MLPMWLTKSSTDSLSAGICRPGSRQISDYTAMTSKSRGSSGYFDGQRRFEALTEVRQEAEAITYQFTQQSSMHGLQYIGSSVNPALRRLFWACCFVASVAFFLNAVIPRLSDYLRNPVLTKISIERSHPMTFPAVTICNFNPYRKSILESRPQVAAIMQSAYKSSSSEYIGLEGINQSDPLINETLHNTINHDIVVEAAHPLLPMIWGCRWDGDDIPSYDFFTTSYTDFGICYTFNSREFQEKNEKLQTNATGSNSGLHLRMTVEHLEYYLQNPLSNSAGIKMMLHDADTLPLVKEYGMAITPGTENFMGIRQVKHSFLPPPAENSHCRDTTGPGFRNPLAFYPTYSYSACRYECLANYTLEKCGCRGALMPGPGNYCTMYEYFACELTMESK; this comes from the exons ATGCTACCAATGTGGCTGACAAAATCGAGCACGGACTCTCTCAGTGCGGGGATCTGTCGACCTGGATCGCGGCAGATTTCGGATTATACTGCGATGACAAGCAAGTCAAGGGGTAGCAGTGGCTACTTTGATGGACAGCGGAGGTTTGAGGCCCTTACTGAAGTTAGGCAAGAAGCAGAAGCAATCACGTATCAGTTCACACAGCAGTCTTCAATGCATGGTCTGCAATACATCGGATCATCTGTAAACCCTGCACTCCGAAG ATTATTTTGGGCTTGCTGCTTCGTGGCTTCAGTGGCCTTCTTCCTCAACGCCGTCATACCTAGACTGAGCGATTACCTACGGAACCCCGTCCTCACCAAGATCAGTATTGAGCGATCCCATCCCATGACCTTCCCGGCCGTCACCATTTGTAATTTCAATCCTTACCGGAAGAGCATCCTAGAAAGTAGACCACAAGTCGCCGCGATAATGCAATCAGCGTACAAGTCGAGTTCATCAGAGTATATTGGCTTAGAAG GAATTAACCAATCTGACCCACTTATCAACGAAACTCTCCATAACACCATCAACCACGACATAGTGGTCGAAGCGGCTCATCCTCTCCTTCCAATGATCTGGGGCTGCAGATGGGACGGGGATGATATCCCCTCGTACGATTTCTTCACTACATCCTACACGGACTTCGGAATATGTTATACCTTCAATTCGAGGGAGTTTCAAGAGAAGAATGAGAAACTGCAGACAAATGCTACAGGGAGTAATAGCGGGTTGCATCTCAGGATGACTGTAGAGCACTTGGAGTACTATTTGCAGAATCCATTGTCAAATTCTGCAGGAATCAAG ATGATGCTCCACGACGCGGACACTCTACCTTTGGTGAAGGAATACGGCATGGCAATCACACCTGGCACTGAAAATTTCATGGGGATTCGGCAGGTGAAG CACTCCTTTCTTCCTCCACCGGCTGAGAATTCACACTGCCGAGACACTACAGGACCAGGATTTAGAAACCCTTTGGCGTTTTATCCAACGTATTCATATTCTGCTTGTCGTTACGAATGCTTAGCCAACTATACCCTGGAGAAGTGTGGGTGCAGAGGTGCACTCATGCCAG GGCCAGGGAATTACTGCACGATGTATGAGTATTTTGCTTGTGAGCTAACGATGGAGAGTAAGTAA
- the LOC135498079 gene encoding homeobox protein rough-like codes for MNFEKMLDVKPPISETGRDICQSVFGTGNPMSLTPTSLTNPLPTLPVASSSIAPITSPMQGPSTPLLNNTMPNSSPGLSQLSTPLQGNPLGSLVTTSSEGRLSAFTTITPTHNSQSTNKFMDSGSFGIHSRTQLSMDPLRSQANNLSMYPTQSMFGGLSEFSLTPGFGLFPRRRRKENRPRRQRTTFTSEQTLKLELEYHRTEYITRPRRFELAEMLNLTETQIKIWFQNRRAKDKRIEKAQMDQHMRALGLANSTTPYQMGSNYPGFCGACYYKPQTTVPTTLSTQFPTPQSIGHPYQLA; via the exons AtgaatttcgaaaaaatgctCGACGTGAAACCACCGATTTCTGAAACGGGCAGGGATATTTGTCAGAGTGTTTTCGGGACTGGAAACCCGATGAGTTTGACACCAACATCTCTAACTAACCCGTTACCGACTCTTCCCGTGGCTTCGTCTTCTATTGCCCCAATTACTTCACCGATGCAGGGACCCTCAACGCCGCTACTCAATAACACAATGCCTAACTCTTCGCCTGGGCTATCCCAGTTGTCAACCCCTTTACAGGGGAACCCCTTAGGAAGTCTAGTCACAACCTCAAGTGAAGGACGCCTCTCGGCATTTACGACAATCACACCAACTCATAACAGCCAATCAACAAATAAATTCATGGACTCCGGCAGCTTTGGTATTCATTCAAGGACTCAGCTTTCAATGGACCCGTTACGGAGTCAAGCAAATAACCTGTCCATGTACCCAACTCAGTCAATGTTTGGAGGATTGTCGGAATTTTCGTTAACGCCTGGATTTGGTTTAT TTCCCCGTCGTCGCCGGAAAGAGAATCGACCACGACGACAGCGGACTACTTTTACTAGCGAACAGACCCTAAAGTTAGAGCTGGAGTACCACAGGACGGAATATATAACGCGGCCCAGGAGGTTCGAGTTGGCCGAGATGCTTAACCTGACAGAAACACAAATAAAAATATGGTTCCAGAACCGTCGCGCCAAAGATAAAAGGATAGAGAAGGCACAAATGGATCAGCACATGAG AGCACTAGGCCTTGCGAATTCGACCACCCCCTATCAGATGGGAAGCAACTATCCAGGATTCTGCGGTGCATGCTATTACAAACCTCAGACCACCGTGCCCACAACGTTGTCCACTCAGTTCCCCACTCCTCAGAGCATTGGGCACCCGTATCAGCTCGCGTAA
- the LOC135497787 gene encoding uncharacterized protein LOC135497787: MADYIFSFVIPLVVFMAMRIPTAMSLSYASCKGGYSTRYCLYYLSTECCSSGFYKSAVCCSPQKCFNGYFGYNTCWQYTNSKCCYRTAGSGSSSCCNRYDYSRSSSSSYWSSYSRSKTLYDDYYTAPIGAIIGGVIGGIVLLVLIIVIPVVACGVCAAAANNRRRPAQHTAVITQGRVQPAQGAYVNRGYAPPTYGQVMPPPGPGLPQSDPVQPPPYNQVMLAGPGHAGAPLTASMYPQPGGHYPPPTTVNPPQTGGQYPPPAAEDPSNMKNAANTRY, encoded by the exons ATGGCGGACTATATTTTCTCATTCGTAATTCCGCTGGTTGTTTTTATGGCGATGAGGATTCCTACTG CGATGTCGCTGTCATATGCATCATGCAAAGGCGGCTATTCTACCCGATATTGCCTGTATTACTTAAGTACAGAATGCTGTTCCTCTGGCTTCTACAAAAGTGCCGTCTGCTGTTCGCCCCAAAAATGTTTCAACGGATATTTTGGATACAACACCTGTTGGCAGTACACCAATTCAAAGTGCTGCTACCGTACCGCAGGCTCGGGTTCATCGTCCTGCTGCAACAGATATGATTATTCCAGGTCTAGTAGCTCTAGCTATTGGTCCAGTTATTCACGTTCTAAGACACTATATGACGACTATTATACTGCACCGATCGG GGCAATCATTGGTGGGGTGATTGGTGGAATCGTCCTTCTCGTCCTAATCATAGTGATACCGGTCGTCGCATGCGGAGTATGCGCTGCTGCGGCAAACAACCGTAGGAGGCCTGCCCAGCACACAGCCGTCA TTACCCAAGGTCGGGTCCAACCAGCGCAAGGGGCTTATGTCAACCGGGGATATGCACCTCCAACGTACGGGCAGGTGATGCCTCCACCAGGCCCAGGGTTGCCTCAATCTGACCCCGTCCAACCGCCACCCTACAACCAAGTGATGTTAGCGGGCCCGGGGCATGCAGGCGCACCACTAACAGCGTCGATGTACCCTCAACCCGGCGGCCACTACCCTCCGCCTACCACCGTTAATCCCCCACAAACCGGAGGACAATACCCGCCTCCAGCGGCAGAAGATCCCAGTAACATGAAGAATGCGGCTAATACGCGATATTAG